A window of the Halomarina salina genome harbors these coding sequences:
- a CDS encoding ATP-binding protein, translating to MTGTLRIGDRLRKVVVELLSTSLFTANYVLAPLGVVWVVVNTPSSVRGVAALLGVPAIWMLPSFTAALLTGAIYPMHGENTKSADIDWVFGILIGSVVLTAVWFLPAWENSWTSLAETLAPLRVSSMFDRLWLMGLSWIACIPLMISTSLGTATDNIKEKSSPSETVQTDEPDTSAPRATKLAKHKASHHSDYSNQLRPALDDLEYDWKPAPNVGYRDVGGQDELKKEITRSVLRPLTRIDEAYERFNVSPPNGILLYGPPGTGKTLFARAIAGELGHPYLELSAGDIKSRWINESTEQVNRLFDEAEQFDRCVIFIDEIDALLAGRGNDLHREHAQVVNEFLAHLDDEEPNFLVIAATNRADLLDEAARRRGRFDQQYEIGLPDHDARGAIFRVRLRELPTALDEDDYHELADRSDGLSCADIVGIVDDAAMHAAERDAEAITLRELHESFPDASDKST from the coding sequence ATGACTGGAACACTGAGGATTGGAGATCGTCTGAGGAAGGTGGTTGTGGAGCTTCTCTCAACGAGTCTCTTTACAGCAAACTATGTACTGGCCCCACTTGGGGTCGTCTGGGTTGTAGTTAATACTCCCTCCTCGGTTAGAGGAGTAGCCGCTCTTTTAGGTGTTCCAGCCATCTGGATGCTCCCTTCGTTCACTGCTGCTCTGTTGACTGGAGCGATTTACCCGATGCATGGTGAGAATACCAAAAGTGCAGATATTGATTGGGTCTTTGGGATTCTCATTGGTTCAGTCGTATTAACAGCTGTATGGTTCCTCCCGGCTTGGGAGAACAGCTGGACCTCACTTGCAGAAACCCTCGCTCCACTTCGAGTCTCATCAATGTTTGACCGTTTGTGGCTTATGGGTCTCAGTTGGATTGCGTGCATCCCCCTGATGATCTCGACGAGTCTCGGCACTGCTACGGACAATATCAAAGAAAAATCCTCGCCATCAGAGACGGTTCAAACTGATGAACCGGATACGTCTGCTCCCAGGGCCACAAAGCTTGCTAAGCATAAAGCATCTCATCACAGCGACTATTCTAACCAGTTGCGTCCTGCTCTCGATGATCTCGAGTACGATTGGAAACCCGCTCCAAATGTTGGGTATCGGGACGTCGGTGGCCAAGATGAGCTGAAGAAAGAGATCACGCGATCTGTCCTCCGACCACTGACTCGAATCGACGAAGCCTACGAACGATTCAACGTCTCCCCACCGAATGGAATTCTCCTGTACGGCCCACCCGGAACCGGGAAGACGTTATTCGCCCGAGCAATCGCCGGTGAACTCGGCCATCCGTATCTCGAGTTATCTGCGGGCGATATCAAATCTCGGTGGATCAACGAGTCGACCGAGCAGGTCAACCGACTGTTCGACGAAGCCGAGCAGTTCGATCGGTGTGTCATATTTATCGACGAAATCGATGCGCTGCTCGCTGGTCGCGGAAACGACCTCCATCGAGAGCATGCCCAGGTCGTCAACGAGTTCCTCGCGCACCTGGACGACGAAGAGCCGAATTTCCTTGTGATTGCAGCGACGAACCGAGCTGACCTCCTCGACGAGGCTGCCAGACGCCGAGGACGGTTCGACCAGCAGTACGAAATCGGCCTCCCTGACCACGACGCTCGTGGGGCAATCTTCCGCGTCCGACTCCGCGAACTTCCGACTGCCCTCGACGAGGACGACTACCACGAGCTAGCCGACCGCTCAGACGGGCTCAGTTGTGCTGACATCGTGGGGATTGTCGACGACGCCGCAATGCACGCTGCCGAGCGTGATGCAGAGGCAATCACGCTCAGGGAACTTCACGAGTCGTTCCCCGATGCATCAGACAAAAGTACCTAA
- a CDS encoding PadR family transcriptional regulator yields the protein MAESDPPDEEEASDQDPPPAGSCDFSTYNLPTDLTAFQIYLLCLIHRFGPMEGVTLQNALEDLYPEDINHGRLYPSLDRMVDSGLISKQTKESDKRRKEYSLTGRGEWVAEEYLRFVREMIAPHDE from the coding sequence GTGGCCGAATCAGACCCACCGGACGAGGAGGAGGCAAGTGACCAGGATCCCCCACCGGCTGGTTCGTGTGATTTTTCGACATATAATTTACCGACAGACCTCACTGCCTTTCAGATCTATCTCCTCTGTCTTATCCACCGATTCGGGCCCATGGAAGGGGTGACCCTCCAGAATGCGCTCGAAGACCTCTACCCGGAGGACATCAATCATGGACGGTTGTACCCGAGTCTCGATCGGATGGTCGACTCTGGGCTTATCAGCAAACAGACTAAGGAAAGCGACAAGCGCCGGAAGGAGTACTCCCTCACCGGCAGAGGTGAATGGGTTGCAGAGGAGTATCTCCGGTTCGTGCGGGAGATGATTGCTCCTCATGATGAATAA